The Microlunatus antarcticus genome window below encodes:
- a CDS encoding decaprenyl-phosphate phosphoribosyltransferase, with product MTDTSPRSATSRPAPPEAAAAPDVEPSPATPAVPAIPQDDLLEEPRRSRLPAAIRAMRPRQWVKNVLVFTAPLAAGRLFERDVLLASALAFVAFCLMSATVYLINDVRDVEEDRLHPRKRFRPIAAGELRPQAAVVLAVVTGAAGLTLGFFTAPQLGVTLLIYLLLQLGYSAFLKHLPVVDLAMVASGFLLRAIAGGVASDLALSQWFLLVAAFGSFFMVAGKRYSEIKSLGSGAGTRKSLERYSESYLRFAWMLAAVMVLISYSLWAFDNRGVGAYAVPWTAISIAPFTLGLLQYALEVDAGNAGEPEEVVLHDRVLQVIGLVWLVVISIAVFTR from the coding sequence ATGACCGACACCTCGCCCCGGTCCGCGACCTCGCGGCCGGCTCCCCCCGAAGCGGCCGCCGCGCCGGACGTCGAGCCGTCGCCGGCCACCCCGGCCGTGCCCGCCATCCCGCAGGACGACCTCCTCGAGGAGCCGCGCCGCTCGCGGCTGCCGGCGGCGATCCGGGCGATGCGACCGCGCCAGTGGGTCAAGAACGTCCTCGTCTTCACCGCTCCTCTCGCCGCCGGGCGGCTCTTCGAGCGCGACGTCCTGCTGGCCTCCGCGCTCGCCTTCGTGGCGTTCTGCCTGATGAGCGCCACGGTCTACCTCATCAACGACGTCCGCGACGTCGAGGAGGACCGGCTGCACCCGCGCAAGCGGTTCCGGCCCATCGCGGCGGGCGAGCTCCGGCCGCAGGCCGCGGTCGTCCTGGCCGTCGTCACGGGCGCGGCCGGCCTCACGCTCGGCTTCTTCACCGCGCCCCAGCTCGGCGTCACCCTGCTGATCTACCTGCTGCTGCAGCTCGGCTACTCCGCGTTCCTCAAGCACCTGCCGGTCGTCGACCTGGCGATGGTCGCCTCCGGCTTCCTGCTGCGGGCGATCGCCGGCGGTGTGGCGAGCGACCTCGCGCTGAGCCAGTGGTTCCTGCTGGTGGCGGCGTTCGGCTCGTTCTTCATGGTGGCGGGCAAGCGCTACTCCGAGATCAAGTCGCTGGGCAGCGGGGCCGGGACACGCAAGTCGCTGGAGCGCTACTCGGAGTCGTACCTGCGCTTCGCCTGGATGCTCGCGGCCGTGATGGTCCTGATCTCCTACAGCCTGTGGGCCTTCGACAACCGCGGCGTGGGCGCGTACGCGGTGCCGTGGACGGCGATCTCGATCGCACCGTTCACCCTCGGCCTGCTCCAGTACGCCCTCGAGGTCGACGCCGGGAACGCGGGCGAGCCCGAAGAAGTTGTCCTGCACGACAGGGTTCTCCAAGTGATCGGACTGGTCTGGCTCGTGGTCATCTCCATCGCGGTGTTCACGCGATGA
- a CDS encoding aminotransferase class I/II-fold pyridoxal phosphate-dependent enzyme: MGAFEDLVRGEAPLLDAYLTALDGDATPFTIPGHKRSAAFGRVVAGDVPLHGGLDSIGLTGGLLVEAERRAAALWGADVARFSVAGSTHGNQALALAVGRPGDRVVVPRTLHRSLLLGLVLAGLEPVWLPTRVDPGSGLPLGCRRDDVEQCLRDHPDVVAVFVGDPTYVGTVGELAAVAELVHAAGLPLLVDAAWGAHFGFHPALPAHALQAGADALVMSAHKMLPAYSQAALVLARTERLDPARLQAAFDATHTTSPAGALLASLDAARALLQLDGEAQLDRPVRLVAAARARLREVPGLTVLEAAEATRLVVGLAGTGADGVVVGRELRAAGVEVELADRDWLIPVVTLADTEDTVDRLVVALVAAVRRHLGPPRERAVAASWSVRPEIVMPPRDAFFARATTLGVDEAVGRVSAELVAPYPPGVPVLAPGERITAEAVASLQAAARAGTRIAYAADPTMATLRVVA, translated from the coding sequence ATGGGCGCGTTCGAGGACCTCGTACGGGGTGAGGCGCCGCTGCTGGACGCCTACCTGACCGCGCTGGACGGCGACGCCACCCCCTTCACCATCCCCGGGCACAAGCGGAGCGCCGCCTTCGGCCGAGTGGTGGCCGGTGACGTCCCGCTGCACGGCGGCCTGGACTCGATCGGGCTGACCGGCGGCCTCCTGGTCGAGGCCGAGCGACGCGCCGCCGCCCTCTGGGGCGCCGACGTCGCCCGCTTCTCGGTGGCCGGCTCGACCCACGGCAACCAGGCGCTCGCCCTCGCGGTCGGACGGCCCGGCGACCGGGTCGTCGTGCCGCGCACGCTCCACCGGTCGCTGCTGCTGGGGCTGGTCCTCGCCGGGCTCGAGCCCGTCTGGCTCCCCACCCGCGTCGACCCCGGCTCGGGCCTGCCGCTCGGCTGCCGCCGGGACGACGTCGAGCAGTGCCTGCGCGACCATCCCGACGTCGTCGCGGTCTTCGTCGGCGACCCCACCTACGTCGGCACGGTCGGCGAGCTGGCGGCGGTGGCGGAGCTGGTGCACGCGGCCGGGCTCCCGCTGCTGGTCGACGCGGCCTGGGGCGCCCACTTCGGCTTCCACCCGGCGCTGCCCGCGCACGCGCTGCAGGCCGGGGCCGACGCGCTCGTCATGAGCGCGCACAAGATGCTGCCGGCGTACTCGCAGGCCGCCCTCGTCCTCGCCCGGACCGAGCGGCTCGACCCCGCCCGGCTGCAAGCCGCCTTCGACGCCACCCACACCACCAGCCCCGCGGGCGCGCTGCTGGCCAGCCTCGACGCCGCCCGGGCCCTGCTGCAGCTGGACGGCGAGGCGCAGCTGGACCGGCCCGTACGCCTCGTCGCCGCGGCCCGCGCGCGGCTACGGGAGGTTCCGGGGCTGACCGTGCTCGAGGCGGCGGAGGCCACGCGCCTGGTGGTCGGCCTGGCCGGGACCGGCGCGGACGGCGTGGTCGTGGGCCGCGAGCTGCGGGCGGCCGGGGTCGAGGTCGAGCTGGCGGACCGCGACTGGCTCATCCCCGTCGTCACTTTGGCGGACACCGAGGACACGGTCGACCGGCTGGTCGTCGCGTTGGTCGCGGCGGTCCGACGACATCTCGGCCCGCCGCGCGAGAGGGCGGTGGCGGCCAGCTGGAGCGTCCGGCCCGAGATCGTGATGCCCCCGCGCGACGCGTTCTTCGCCCGGGCGACCACCCTGGGGGTCGACGAGGCCGTGGGGCGGGTCTCGGCCGAGCTCGTCGCGCCCTACCCGCCGGGCGTCCCCGTCCTGGCGCCGGGGGAGCGGATCACCGCCGAGGCCGTCGCGAGCCTCCAGGCCGCGGCGCGGGCCGGCACCCGCATCGCCTACGCGGCGGACCCGACGATGGCGACGCTGCGCGTGGTCGCCTGA
- a CDS encoding DUF309 domain-containing protein has translation MVERERDARGRAQNARPRDQLGRPLPRGAVGVERVPEDLVLEPLPALVEAQRLLDAGLPFHAHEVLEASWKAAPDPERELWQGLAQLAVGLTHVLRGNPTGATTLLQRARRRIALYAGAPPYGIDAVGLVRWCDELLEVLTSSRPFDELRERSPEAPPTPVLRNAP, from the coding sequence GTGGTCGAGCGCGAGCGGGACGCCCGGGGTCGGGCGCAGAACGCGCGGCCGCGCGACCAGCTGGGCCGTCCCCTGCCGCGGGGCGCGGTCGGCGTGGAGCGCGTCCCCGAGGACCTGGTCCTGGAACCGCTGCCCGCGCTCGTCGAGGCGCAGCGCCTGCTCGACGCCGGCCTCCCCTTCCACGCCCACGAGGTGCTCGAGGCGAGCTGGAAGGCCGCGCCCGACCCCGAGCGCGAGCTCTGGCAGGGTCTCGCCCAGCTCGCCGTCGGGCTCACCCACGTGCTGCGCGGCAACCCGACGGGCGCGACCACCCTCCTCCAGCGCGCCCGCCGCCGCATCGCCCTCTACGCCGGCGCCCCGCCGTACGGGATCGACGCCGTCGGCCTCGTGCGCTGGTGCGACGAGCTGCTGGAGGTGCTGACCTCTTCGAGGCCCTTCGACGAGCTCAGGGAGCGTTCTCCCGAGGCCCCGCCGACACCAGTGCTGCGCAACGCTCCCTGA
- a CDS encoding nitrilase-related carbon-nitrogen hydrolase, protein MTRVAACQVPIDIDDAEKTRRLVFESVAEAARLGARLVVLPELALCGSIFADATESTSRAEPADGTSVRFFAELSDAFDLVLVAGFCEVSGLDLPYNSAVVVDHGRVLAVYRKTHLWDFENELFTPGDVLPPVVETSVGAVAPLICYDLAFPEVLRSVALRGAQLIASPANWPDSDSPDVRPPEVSKAMAGAAINRVVVVVADRVGEERGRRWVGGSVICDHEGYRVAGPEFGVETVLVTDVDLDATLDKAISGRNHVFADRRTDLY, encoded by the coding sequence GTGACCAGAGTGGCGGCGTGCCAGGTGCCCATCGACATCGACGACGCGGAGAAGACGAGGCGGCTCGTCTTCGAGTCCGTGGCGGAGGCCGCGCGCCTCGGCGCCCGCCTCGTGGTCCTGCCCGAGCTGGCCCTGTGCGGGTCGATCTTCGCCGACGCCACCGAGTCGACCTCGCGGGCCGAGCCGGCCGACGGGACCTCCGTCCGCTTCTTCGCCGAGCTGTCCGACGCGTTCGACCTGGTCCTGGTGGCCGGCTTCTGCGAGGTCTCGGGCCTGGACCTGCCCTACAACAGCGCGGTCGTCGTCGACCACGGCCGCGTGCTCGCGGTCTACCGCAAGACCCACCTGTGGGACTTCGAGAACGAGCTCTTCACCCCCGGCGACGTCCTGCCGCCGGTCGTCGAGACCTCGGTGGGGGCCGTCGCCCCGCTCATCTGCTACGACCTCGCCTTCCCGGAAGTGCTGCGCAGCGTGGCCCTGCGGGGCGCCCAGCTCATCGCCTCGCCGGCGAACTGGCCCGACTCCGACAGCCCCGACGTCCGCCCGCCGGAGGTGTCGAAGGCGATGGCCGGCGCGGCGATCAACCGCGTCGTGGTGGTCGTCGCGGACCGGGTGGGCGAGGAACGGGGCCGCCGCTGGGTCGGGGGCAGCGTGATCTGCGACCACGAGGGCTACCGCGTCGCCGGGCCGGAGTTCGGCGTCGAGACGGTCCTGGTGACCGACGTCGACCTCGACGCCACGCTCGACAAGGCGATCAGCGGCCGCAACCACGTCTTCGCCGACCGGCGCACCGACCTCTACTGA
- a CDS encoding decaprenylphospho-beta-D-erythro-pentofuranosid-2-ulose 2-reductase, with protein MINATGNPQSLLLLGGTSDIALAIARTYARRGGGLRVVLAARPGERRTGAAAELSALGCRVTEVDLDARDHASHAATIDAAFAEGDVDVAVVAFGLLGDAEQAWQDPELALELAEVNYAAPVHLGVLLANRLKDQAHGVIVALSSVAGERVRRSNFVYGSTKAGFDGFYLGLGEALRGTGARVLVVRPGFVRSKMTDGMDEAPLAATPQEVADATVAAVTAQRDLIWVPAPMRFVMSGLRHVPRPLFRKLPL; from the coding sequence TTGATCAACGCCACCGGCAACCCCCAGTCCCTGCTCCTGCTGGGCGGCACGTCCGACATCGCCCTGGCGATCGCCCGCACGTACGCCCGGCGCGGGGGCGGCCTCCGGGTCGTGCTCGCCGCCCGGCCGGGCGAGCGCCGTACGGGGGCCGCGGCCGAGCTCTCGGCCCTGGGCTGCCGGGTGACCGAGGTCGACCTCGACGCCCGCGACCACGCCTCGCACGCGGCGACGATCGACGCGGCGTTCGCCGAGGGTGACGTCGACGTCGCGGTCGTGGCCTTCGGGCTGCTCGGCGACGCGGAGCAGGCGTGGCAGGACCCGGAGCTCGCGCTCGAGCTGGCCGAGGTCAACTACGCCGCCCCGGTGCACCTCGGTGTCCTGCTGGCCAACCGGCTCAAGGACCAGGCGCACGGCGTGATCGTGGCGCTCTCCAGCGTGGCCGGCGAGCGCGTCCGCCGCTCGAACTTCGTCTACGGCTCCACCAAGGCCGGCTTCGACGGCTTCTACCTCGGCCTCGGCGAGGCCCTGCGCGGCACCGGTGCGCGCGTGCTCGTCGTGCGCCCCGGCTTCGTGAGGTCGAAGATGACCGACGGGATGGACGAGGCCCCCCTCGCCGCGACGCCGCAGGAGGTCGCCGATGCGACCGTCGCGGCGGTGACGGCCCAGCGCGACCTCATCTGGGTGCCGGCGCCGATGCGCTTCGTCATGTCGGGCCTGCGCCACGTGCCCCGCCCGCTGTTCCGCAAGCTGCCCCTCTGA
- a CDS encoding serine hydrolase domain-containing protein has product MDDALPLLDSTRRALDHRLARAQAEGRAPSLVAGLVRDGTLAWTGMRGSVDGAPPTPDTQYRIGSITKTFVAVLVLRLRDEGLLDLADPVEAHLPGTSVGDRTVLQLLSHTAGIASETPPPWWERTDGDVRPELAGVLGPQPRILVPGRHFHYSNPGFAVLGALVAHLRGRSFAEVLAAEVLEPLGLRRTSLMPAAPHARGWAVHPWADLLLPEPAHDAGWMAPAGQLWSTVEDLSRFAAFLLDGDDRVLSLDSLREMREPVAATDAEAGGYGLGLQCSGGPHALVGHGGSMPGFLAGLDLAVDQGLALVAFANATSGPDLGALIEDLVEVVTTAEPRLPEAWAPLPEADAELLALTGPWYWGAAPFAVRLLAERHLELVTLGRRGRESRFRPEADGAWTGIDGYYRGETLRMVRDPSGVVTHLDLGSFVLTREPYAPTSVIPGGVEPGGWTG; this is encoded by the coding sequence GTGGACGACGCCCTGCCGCTGCTGGACAGCACCCGCCGCGCTCTCGACCACCGCCTGGCCCGTGCCCAGGCCGAGGGTCGCGCGCCGAGCCTGGTCGCCGGCCTCGTCCGCGACGGGACCCTCGCCTGGACCGGGATGCGCGGCTCGGTCGACGGCGCCCCGCCGACGCCGGACACGCAGTACCGGATCGGCTCGATCACCAAGACGTTCGTCGCGGTCCTGGTCCTGCGGCTGCGCGACGAGGGCCTGCTCGACCTCGCCGACCCCGTGGAGGCGCACCTGCCGGGCACGTCCGTCGGGGACCGCACCGTCCTGCAGCTGCTGAGCCACACCGCGGGCATCGCCTCGGAGACCCCGCCGCCCTGGTGGGAGCGCACCGACGGCGACGTCCGGCCGGAGCTGGCCGGGGTGCTCGGCCCCCAGCCCCGCATCCTGGTGCCCGGTCGGCACTTCCACTACTCCAACCCCGGCTTCGCGGTCCTCGGGGCGCTCGTCGCGCACCTGCGCGGCCGGTCCTTCGCCGAGGTGCTCGCCGCCGAGGTCCTCGAGCCGCTCGGGCTGCGCCGGACCAGCCTGATGCCGGCCGCGCCGCACGCCCGCGGCTGGGCGGTCCATCCCTGGGCGGACCTGCTGCTGCCCGAACCCGCCCACGACGCCGGCTGGATGGCCCCGGCGGGGCAGCTCTGGTCGACCGTCGAGGACCTCTCCCGCTTCGCTGCCTTCCTGCTCGACGGGGACGACCGCGTGCTGTCGCTCGACTCGCTCCGCGAGATGCGCGAACCCGTCGCCGCCACCGACGCGGAGGCCGGCGGCTACGGCCTCGGTCTCCAGTGCTCGGGCGGGCCGCACGCGCTGGTGGGTCACGGCGGTTCGATGCCCGGCTTCCTGGCGGGCCTCGACCTCGCCGTCGACCAGGGGCTCGCGCTGGTCGCCTTCGCCAACGCCACGTCGGGTCCCGACCTGGGCGCGCTCATCGAGGACCTGGTCGAGGTGGTGACGACGGCGGAGCCACGCCTGCCCGAGGCCTGGGCACCGCTGCCCGAGGCCGACGCCGAGCTCCTCGCGCTGACCGGGCCCTGGTACTGGGGGGCCGCGCCCTTCGCGGTCAGGCTGCTCGCCGAGCGCCACCTCGAGCTCGTGACGCTCGGCCGCCGGGGACGGGAGTCACGGTTCCGCCCGGAGGCGGACGGCGCCTGGACCGGGATCGACGGCTACTACCGCGGCGAGACGCTGAGGATGGTCCGCGACCCGTCCGGCGTCGTGACCCACCTGGACCTCGGCTCCTTCGTGCTCACCCGCGAGCCGTACGCGCCGACGTCGGTGATCCCGGGCGGGGTCGAGCCGGGCGGCTGGACCGGCTGA
- a CDS encoding FAD-binding oxidoreductase translates to MNAFVRNAFPAMPGGGSDLDLPHIRPSGIEEQPPLPQQLVEIHGWGRAAGAMSHLHGIESVADVVSALRQGGGRGVTPRGLGRSYGDAAQNSGGITLDLTRLDKILSVDAASEPPTVTLQAGVSIDTLMKALLPFGLWVPVLPGTRQVTIGGAIAADVHGKNHHTQGSFGNHVRSFDLLMPDGSVKTLDRPAGDTWDALDDDGRLFWGTIGGMGLTGAIVGAVVELQRVETAYFTVDTDRCSDIDDLMARMSTGDDSYNYSVAWFDAVTRGKHMGRAVLTRGDKAKLSQLDPKRRREPLRFAAPSFGTIPEVFPNRMVNVATAKAFSEFWFRKAPKHQVGALQNITAFFHPLDIVAEWNRLYGPNGFLQYQFVVPFSAHETFKRCFEMIVTSGHLSCLNVLKRFGPGNLSPLSFPMPGWTLTVDLPIEAGLDKLCDALDEEVVSVGGRVYLAKDSRLTAERFRQMYPRLDAFLAVRDRADPEHLFISDLARRLAL, encoded by the coding sequence ATGAACGCTTTCGTCCGGAACGCTTTCCCCGCCATGCCCGGCGGCGGCAGCGACCTCGACCTGCCGCACATCCGGCCCTCCGGGATCGAGGAGCAGCCGCCTCTCCCGCAGCAGCTCGTGGAGATCCACGGCTGGGGCCGGGCGGCCGGCGCGATGTCCCACCTGCACGGCATCGAGTCCGTCGCCGACGTCGTGTCCGCCCTGCGGCAGGGCGGCGGTCGCGGCGTCACGCCCCGCGGGCTCGGGCGCAGCTACGGCGACGCCGCGCAGAACTCGGGCGGCATCACGCTCGACCTGACGCGTCTCGACAAGATCCTCTCCGTCGACGCCGCCTCCGAGCCGCCGACGGTGACGCTGCAGGCCGGCGTCAGCATCGACACGCTGATGAAGGCGCTGCTGCCCTTCGGGCTCTGGGTGCCGGTGCTCCCGGGCACGCGCCAGGTGACCATCGGCGGCGCGATCGCGGCCGACGTGCACGGCAAGAACCACCACACCCAGGGCAGCTTCGGCAACCACGTCCGCTCGTTCGACCTCCTCATGCCCGACGGCAGCGTCAAGACGCTCGACCGACCGGCCGGCGACACCTGGGACGCGCTCGACGACGACGGCCGCCTGTTCTGGGGCACGATCGGCGGGATGGGGCTGACGGGCGCGATCGTCGGTGCCGTCGTCGAGCTGCAGCGGGTGGAGACGGCGTACTTCACCGTCGACACCGACCGCTGCAGCGACATCGACGACCTGATGGCCCGGATGAGCACCGGCGACGACAGCTACAACTACTCGGTCGCCTGGTTCGACGCCGTGACCCGGGGCAAGCACATGGGTCGCGCGGTGCTGACCCGTGGCGACAAGGCCAAGCTGTCCCAGCTCGACCCCAAGCGCCGCCGCGAGCCCCTGAGGTTCGCGGCGCCGTCCTTCGGGACGATCCCCGAGGTCTTCCCCAACCGGATGGTCAACGTCGCGACGGCCAAGGCGTTCAGCGAGTTCTGGTTCCGCAAGGCGCCCAAGCACCAGGTCGGCGCCCTGCAGAACATCACCGCCTTCTTCCACCCGCTCGACATCGTCGCCGAGTGGAACCGCCTCTACGGCCCGAACGGCTTCCTCCAGTACCAGTTCGTCGTGCCGTTCTCGGCGCACGAGACGTTCAAGCGGTGCTTCGAGATGATCGTGACGTCAGGCCACCTGTCCTGCCTGAACGTGCTCAAGCGCTTCGGCCCGGGCAACCTCTCGCCGCTGTCCTTCCCGATGCCGGGCTGGACGCTGACCGTCGACCTGCCGATCGAGGCGGGCCTCGACAAGCTCTGCGACGCCCTCGACGAGGAGGTCGTGAGCGTCGGAGGTCGGGTCTACCTGGCCAAGGACTCCCGCCTCACCGCGGAACGGTTCCGTCAGATGTACCCGCGCCTGGACGCCTTCCTCGCCGTCCGCGACCGGGCGGACCCGGAGCACCTCTTCATCTCCGACCTCGCACGCCGCCTGGCGCTGTGA
- a CDS encoding rhomboid-like protein gives MASYVTTRPAPVRDAWVAYLSTNLANLADHPVRALVGSAFVTDDGTVVSWVVLAVVGLTAAGDALGNVRLAALLAGGHVLATLVSENVLAAQVRAGSMPTTARFLVDVGPSYVVAPALALGLLLAPTLVGRAASGLGLALLAPHLFGGLTRLEVSSVGHVVAIGLALLAGPTLAADRRARRAAALSGRVPSCPDGPRLRPCR, from the coding sequence GTGGCCTCGTACGTCACGACCCGCCCGGCGCCCGTCCGGGACGCCTGGGTCGCGTACCTGAGCACGAACCTGGCCAACCTCGCCGACCACCCGGTCCGGGCCCTGGTCGGCTCGGCCTTCGTCACCGACGACGGCACGGTGGTGAGCTGGGTCGTGCTGGCGGTGGTCGGGCTCACGGCCGCCGGTGACGCGCTCGGGAACGTCCGCCTCGCCGCTCTGCTGGCCGGTGGCCACGTGCTCGCCACGCTGGTCAGCGAGAACGTGCTCGCGGCCCAGGTCCGCGCCGGGTCGATGCCCACGACCGCACGGTTCCTGGTCGACGTCGGCCCCTCGTACGTGGTCGCTCCGGCCCTCGCGCTGGGCCTGCTCCTCGCGCCGACCCTCGTCGGCCGGGCGGCCTCCGGGCTCGGCCTGGCCCTGCTGGCCCCGCACCTGTTCGGCGGCCTGACCCGGCTCGAGGTGTCGTCGGTGGGCCACGTCGTGGCGATCGGCCTCGCCCTGCTTGCCGGTCCGACTCTGGCCGCAGACCGTCGTGCGCGGCGGGCTGCCGCGCTGTCGGGTCGCGTTCCCTCGTGCCCCGATGGTCCTCGTCTCAGGCCGTGCCGCTGA
- a CDS encoding Dps family protein, with product MTASSTEKKHSYKPAFKADEALGANLQRVAVDMINLHIVGKQAHWNVVGKNFRDLHLQLDELVESAREFSDEISERMRAIYVTPDGRASTIAKTSSIAEFPGGEVDTAETVDLIVTAIYAVAGTIREVHDDVDDADPTTADLLHGFLVRLEQLAWMIEAENRVANRTTPAPITE from the coding sequence ATGACGGCATCCAGCACCGAGAAGAAGCACTCCTACAAGCCGGCCTTCAAGGCCGACGAGGCGCTCGGCGCCAACCTGCAGCGGGTCGCGGTCGACATGATCAACCTGCACATCGTCGGCAAGCAGGCCCACTGGAACGTGGTCGGCAAGAACTTCCGCGACCTCCACCTCCAGCTCGACGAGCTGGTCGAGTCCGCCCGCGAGTTCTCCGACGAGATCAGCGAGCGCATGCGCGCCATCTACGTCACCCCGGACGGGCGCGCGTCGACCATCGCGAAGACGTCGAGCATCGCGGAGTTCCCGGGCGGCGAGGTCGACACCGCGGAGACGGTCGACCTGATCGTCACGGCGATCTACGCGGTCGCCGGCACGATCCGCGAGGTCCACGACGACGTCGACGACGCCGACCCCACGACGGCGGACCTCCTGCACGGGTTCCTCGTGCGCCTGGAGCAGCTCGCCTGGATGATCGAGGCCGAGAACCGGGTCGCCAACCGCACGACCCCGGCGCCGATCACCGAGTGA
- a CDS encoding VOC family protein has protein sequence MSAITPCLWFDTRGEEAARYWVSLFPRSSITSVQSWGPENPERQGQPLLVEFVLDGHPFTALNGGPEFTFTEAFSLQIDCADQAEVDHYWDAFVGDGGQESDCGWCKDKFGFSWQVVPRILPELLADPDPQRVSRAMQAMMTMKRLDVATFEAVRAG, from the coding sequence ATGAGTGCCATCACGCCGTGCCTGTGGTTCGACACCCGGGGCGAGGAGGCCGCCCGCTACTGGGTGTCGCTGTTCCCGCGCTCGTCGATCACGAGCGTTCAGAGCTGGGGCCCGGAGAACCCGGAGCGTCAGGGCCAGCCGCTGCTCGTGGAGTTCGTGCTGGACGGCCACCCGTTCACCGCGCTGAACGGCGGGCCCGAGTTCACCTTCACCGAGGCCTTCTCGCTGCAGATCGACTGCGCCGACCAGGCTGAGGTCGACCACTACTGGGACGCGTTCGTGGGCGACGGGGGCCAGGAGAGCGACTGCGGCTGGTGCAAGGACAAGTTCGGCTTCTCCTGGCAGGTCGTCCCGCGCATCCTCCCGGAGCTCCTCGCCGATCCCGACCCGCAGCGGGTGAGCCGCGCGATGCAGGCCATGATGACGATGAAGCGGCTCGACGTCGCCACCTTCGAGGCGGTGCGGGCGGGCTGA
- a CDS encoding TIGR03085 family metal-binding protein — protein MSWVATEQESLVQTLRSTDPDAPTLCDGWDVRRLVAHLVQREQGPVAGLKDAVARKPPGQEPGLGKLTDRARSKQGYDRLVDRFVAGAPAWSPMSWAAEKINFVEYVIHHEDVRRGGNVPAEPRDLPVEEQDEVWKQLALFALSLRKAPVGVRLATPRGQTRVAKAGDGVTLTGEPVELALWISGRREHAQVAVTGSPESLDAFQAWARA, from the coding sequence ATGAGCTGGGTTGCCACCGAGCAGGAGTCGCTGGTGCAGACCCTGCGCAGCACCGACCCCGACGCCCCGACGCTGTGCGACGGCTGGGACGTGCGCCGGCTCGTCGCCCACCTCGTCCAGCGCGAGCAGGGCCCGGTCGCCGGTCTCAAGGACGCGGTCGCGCGGAAGCCGCCGGGCCAGGAGCCGGGCCTCGGCAAGCTGACCGACCGGGCCCGGTCGAAGCAGGGCTACGACCGGCTGGTCGACCGCTTCGTCGCCGGCGCCCCCGCCTGGTCGCCCATGAGCTGGGCGGCCGAGAAGATCAACTTTGTGGAGTACGTCATCCACCACGAGGACGTCCGCCGCGGCGGGAACGTGCCGGCCGAGCCGCGCGACCTGCCGGTCGAGGAGCAGGACGAGGTGTGGAAGCAGCTCGCGCTGTTCGCGCTCAGCCTGCGGAAGGCACCGGTCGGGGTCCGTCTGGCGACCCCGCGGGGCCAGACGCGGGTCGCGAAGGCCGGCGACGGCGTGACGCTGACCGGTGAGCCCGTCGAGCTGGCCCTGTGGATCAGCGGTCGGCGCGAGCACGCGCAGGTGGCGGTCACCGGGTCGCCGGAGTCGCTCGACGCGTTCCAGGCCTGGGCGCGGGCGTAG